The DNA window agttgcgatcatttgaatgccctgagaatgtTGAAGATATAGTTTACTGGCATTGTTTACCCCGCGCACATACGCAACTAAGAAGCTGGGACTAGATATATTCTAAACTTGTTCCACCCATCTACAAGACGAAATCAATTACAATTGGATTTCGTTTCTGTTAACATTCATGGATCGTTTTAATTCAATGACTAAACCGTCAGTTGAGTTCGTCATCGTCTTCATCGATTTGTTTTGTTACAGTAACTAAGATGAAAATTATTTGTCAAAAGAATTACCACAGGTTTTTAACTATGGGAATGAACAATATGTTAACATACTCTGTCAGCGTTGACTGGTGGTTAGGCGTTGATAGTTTTGTTGTTGTCGATGTCTGGAAGGATTTAAGTTGACACAGTCCAATCACTAATTGAGATGCCTTTGTAAAGGCTTGCGCAAAGTGGTAATAAACCGTATAAACCTGTATTGTATTGCTTGTATCTGACCCTAATTGACTCCCTTTTGCATTGTATTTCCACAGACTCCCATGCTCAGCTGGATGGTGAGTACCACTTGTTTACAGACTTATCAAATGATACTCATCAACACAacaaatgtttacatatatatttccCTTTGCTAAAACATTAATATTCAACTTAGCTCTTAAGTCACAAGAAATTTACCTAAGGACAACCAACATGTTCAAAGCTTCACTGTGACTGTAAAAAGACAATTTTTTCTGAGGTGGCATTTGGTTTAAAGAATTTATGAACAGTCAGTTTGATTAAATTCACATTCTTTCCTGATGATTACAACAAACGTTTATCTCTTATTAGTATGTGGGATCACTCCAGTGAGAGCGAGGATTGTTGGAGGTGAAGACGCCGAAGAAGGAAGTTGGCCTTGGCAGGCCAGTGTGCAGTTTTTTGGCAGCCATTTTTGTGGTGGTTCTCTTATAAACAAAGAGTGGGTGAtgtctgctgcccactgcttcttCAGGTGAGTCACCTGAacatgacatcatacacaaaccccgtttccatatgagttgggaaatagtgttagacgtaaatataaacagaatacaatgatttgcaaatccttttcaacccatattcagttgaatgcactacaaagacaagatatttgatgttcaaactcataaactttattttttttttttggcaaataatattcaacttagaatttaatggttgcaacacgtgccaaagtagttgggaaagcgcATGTTCCacactgcgttacatcaccttttcttttaacaacatttaatacacgtttgggaactgaggaaactaattgttgaagctttgaaagtggaatttttcccattcttgttttatgtagagcttcattttcgatgggagacaggtctggactgcaggcaggccagtgtagtacccgcattcttttactatgaagccacactgttgtaacacatagcttggcattttcttgctgaaataagcaggggcgtccatgataatgtttcttggacggcaacatatgttgctccaaaacctgtatgtacctttcagcattaatggtacttTAACAGATGTATAAGTTAACCATGCcctggccactaatacacccgcataccatcacacatgctggcttttcatctttgcacctataacaatacagatggttcttttcctctttgatccggaggacaccacgtccacagtttccccccaaaaattgaaatgtggactcgtcagatcacagaccacttttccactttgcatcagtccatcttaaatgagcttaggcccagcgaagATGGCgccgtttttgggtgttgttgatgatgctttcgcttttcatagtagagctttaacttgcacttacagatgtagcgacgaactgtgtttagtgacagtggttttctgaagtgttcctgagcccatgtggtgatatcctttagagattgatgtcggtttttgatacagtgccgtctgagggatcgaaggtcacggtcattccatgttggtttccggccatgccgcttatgtggagtgatttctccagattctctgaaccttttgatgatactatggaccgtagatgttgatatCCCAAcagttcttgcaattgcactttgagaaacgttcttaaactgtttgactatttgctcacacagttgtggacaaagcggtgtacctcgccccctcctttcttgtgaaagactgaacattttttgggaagctgtttttatacccaatcatggcacccacctgttcccaattagcctgcacacctgtgggatgttccaaataagtgtttgatgagcatttctcaactttatcagtatttatttccacctttcccaacttctttgtcacgtgttgctggcattaaattctaaagttaatgattatttgcccccaaaaaaatgtttatcagtttgaacatcaaatatgttgtctttgtagcatattcaactgaatatgggttgaaaaggatttgcaaatcattgtattccgtttatatttacatctaacacaatttcccaactcatatggaaacagggtttgtacatcctGAAACTACTTGCGCCATCTAACCTTTGGCCTTGTCTCTGTAGCAATGATCCCTCTGGATTGAGCGTTTCTCTTGGTCGTCTGAACCTGCAGGGCATCAACCCAAACGAAGTGTCCAGAATTGTTGACACAGTCATTTTGCATCCGGACTATAACAGTGTTACCTTTGACAATGACATCGCTCTGCTTAGACTTTTGTCACCGGTCACTTTCACAGACTACATCAGACCTGTGTGTCTGGCAGCCAGTAGCAGTAACTTCATCAGTGGTACTGATAGCTGGGTCACTGGTTGGGGAAGAATCCAGGAGGGAGGTAAGGTAATTAACTGGTAAAATAATATAAGTTTATTTTGACTACAACTCAAATACTTTTACTGTACTTTTTAGTGTTACTCCCCTCCCCTCAAACGCTACAAGAAGTGGAGGTTCCAGTTGTGGGAAACAAACAGTGTAACTGCCAGTATGGTGTCGGTTCTATTACAGACAACATGATCTGTGCTGGTTTACTTGAAGGAGGAAGAGATGCGTGTCAGGTAGACAACTTATTTTCATTGACCTCTTTGGTTTGAAATAATTCATGTATGATCTGACACACAATTTCTTTCCACACACTCAGGGCGACTCAGGAGGTCCAATGATGAGCGAGCAGAATTCAATCTGGATCCAATCAGGAATTGTCAGTTTTGGTGTTGGCTGTGCCAGACCTGATCTGCCAGGAGTTTATACCAGAGTGTCCCGCTACCAGTCCTGGATCAACTCACACATCAGTTCTGATCAGCCAGGCTTTGTCCAGTTCAACTCCAGTGGGCTGGATGCTGACAGCAGCTTCACATGCTCTGGTGTTCCTCCTCTTGTTATTCCTCCTGGTTCTGGTTCTGGTTCAGGTTCTGGTTTAGGTTCAGGTTCAGGTTCAGGTTACTCAAGTGGTGAAGGTTTGTCCCCTAAATAACATTTCATTGATTTATTACAATGCTTGTGTAATTGATATAATTACAGTAGGAGTCTTAACTGTTTTGCACGACAATAAAGTGTTCTTCAAGTGTCACAGTTTGCCTAAGGCCTAAGGTATAGCATGGAATGATACAACCTGAAAGAAGTTGCAAGAGATCTTACAGTGCTGTGTTTTCTTCACCCTTTGGGCTTGGGAACACTGTTATTTCTTCTTGTAGGTAGTTCTCCAAAACATTGGTGCATGAGCATCAGGTATTTTGGTATATTTCATAAATCTTGACTTTGGAAACCTTCGTGTATTCTACAAAGAGGAACTGTGCTGCTTGATGGAGACTGGATTGTATTGTTGTTATTAAAGATAAGACCAGGGAAGAATGAATTACCATtaccatgaattaccatgaattgattaacgtgttgaaaaacttattcgggtgttatcatttagtggtcaattgtatgtaatatgaactgaactctgcaatctactaataaaggtttcaatcaacCAAACAATGTGGATAACATTTGAATTTCCTTCATTTCCGAAAAACATTCAAAGAatctaaaaataaattcaaagatAATACAAAAAGATACCTAGGGTATAACAgggttttaaaaaagaaaatcacaACTTAAAATTTTAAGCTAAAATGAagatatttatgaaaaaaaatatttagaaaattatttttatcatttataattattTAATTATCGACTCTACTTTGGCTAAAAAACTACCAAAAATCAAAGTTCATAATGAAATTGGAGAAACTGTTATAAataatattagtaagagtgtccgcccttagTTTGGTAGATCATGAATTCAAACCTCGGCTgtttcaaaccaaagactataagaattggacccattacctccatgattgacactcagcatcacgggttggtattggaggttaaatcaccaaaaattatggACGTAACAAAACAATTTCAAACAGTTtccgtattaaaaaaaaatgaaaattatgaTGAAAATATATGTTGAGTAAAtcaatgtttgatttatttttttagtttattttgttgTATGTTGTGAAGTGGAAATATAGCATTGTAGTCTCCCAAATTGAACAACAAATGCTCTTGTTGTGTGAATATGGGAcagattttatatatttgtatttctCTCTTCTCCTATTCATTCATGAATTGCTTTAATTTTAGGTcgattgattttattttaattttaacaaaaataaaaatggaaatgGAAAGATTAGCTCAGCTCACTTTGTTTTGTATTTCTAATTGACTACTTTTTCTTCTGTTTGACAAGGACAAGTCACCACAATCCTTTGCCATTATTTTTGCTACGGCAATTTGTTTTTTTGGCAATAGATcgtttgagggggaaaaaaaacctttttgaGCATCACAACTTCACAATACCAGTAAGTatagctaataatacattttattgttcATTTCAAGATTACATTTTCCCCATTACCAGCTAAAATAACTTTCATAAtttcttttaactctttttttttttttaagaggtgCATTTTTTCCACTGAGGATATGATAATTCATATATCCCACAATGGTTAAagtatgtggttgcagtgcagatacaagaagtcaacaaaaatgttgttgaacacaagaggaaaacatcaaagaacacaaatggACAtacaagacattaaaagagcatttCAGCTATGCCATTTCTACATTgagcaacaaaaataaaacacaaactagAAAATgagtaataaataatacatattgcgcACATACGATTGCACCATagtcaaacaacaaaacaaaaatatttaaacacCCATATAGaccgtggtggcctctgcggtactGCCTGCCACCGCCTGCTGAGGTGGGTGTGGGCAGAACGGCCAtagacaggaacagacccaactAAACAACCAAgagtatacttgccaaccttgaaacctccgatttcgAAAGGTTGGGATCGTGGTTAGGAGGGGAggggtatatttacagctagaatacttgactttcattgaattctagctatatatatatatatatatatatatatatatatatatatatatatatatatatatatatatatatatatactttaatttcagtgttcatttatttacacatatacacacacataacactcatctactcattgttgagttaagggttgaattgtccgtccttgttctattctctgtcactatttttctaaccatgctgaacaccctctctgatgattcATTTCTGTGTGGCActaaagtgctttcatcaaatgcactagagtgtGGAA is part of the Nerophis ophidion isolate RoL-2023_Sa linkage group LG08, RoL_Noph_v1.0, whole genome shotgun sequence genome and encodes:
- the LOC133558207 gene encoding serine protease 27-like; the protein is MCMHTMAGMEWLNILTLMSLLTANSHAQLDVCGITPVRARIVGGEDAEEGSWPWQASVQFFGSHFCGGSLINKEWVMSAAHCFFSNDPSGLSVSLGRLNLQGINPNEVSRIVDTVILHPDYNSVTFDNDIALLRLLSPVTFTDYIRPVCLAASSSNFISGTDSWVTGWGRIQEGVLLPSPQTLQEVEVPVVGNKQCNCQYGVGSITDNMICAGLLEGGRDACQGDSGGPMMSEQNSIWIQSGIVSFGVGCARPDLPGVYTRVSRYQSWINSHISSDQPGFVQFNSSGLDADSSFTCSGVPPLVIPPGSGSGSGSGLGSGSGSGYSSGEGLSPK